The Bradyrhizobium barranii subsp. barranii genome segment GCGGCGCGGCTGGCCGACTTCATGGCTGCCGATCTGTCCGCGCTCGACCTTCTGGTGGTCCAAATCGACGGGCTGCATCTCGGCGACGATCTCGTGCTGGTCGCCGCGATCGGGGTTGACGGCGAAGGCAACAAGCATCCGCTGGCTCTGGTGGAAGGGGCGACCGAGAATGCCACAACGGTTCAGGCCCTGCTGGATAACCTGGTCTCGCGCGGGCTCGACCCGACGGTGCCAAGACTGTTCATTGCCGACGGCGCGAAGGCGTTGTCGAAGGCGATCCGCCGCACCTTCGGTTCGGCCGCTGCGATCCAGCGCTGCCAGATCCACAAGGCGCGCAACATCATGGAACGCCTGCCGAAAGAGCATCATGCGGCCACCCGTCGGGTGCTGCGCCAGGCCTGGGAGCTCGATGACGCCGACAAGGCCGAAAAATTGATCCGCAATCTCGCGCGTCGACTCGACCAGCAATGGCCCGGCGTAGCGGCAAGCATCCTCGAAGGCCTCGACGAAATCCTGACTGTCGTCCGATTGAAGTTGCCGAAGGAGCTTCGTCGATCACTCGCCTGTACCAACATCGCCGAGAACATGATGGGCACCATTCGCCGCGTCACGCGCAACGTCAAACGCTGGCGGGATGCCAGTATGGCCTTGCGATGGGTCGCGGCCGGCATGATCGAGGCCAACAAGGGCTTCCGACGATTGAAGGCGTATAAGCAATTGTCGGTTCTGCGTGCGGCCCTTCAAGCTCACCACGATCGCATGACGATCAACCCCGTTGCCAACGTCACGAGGGCCGCGTAACATTCATTCCGGCAACGTAGGCCCGACCTAGTTCAACAACGATCGGGACATCCCCCAGGAAGGCGCGCCTTTGTGAAAAGCATTACACGAGGCGTCGCCGTGGCAGGCCGATGGATGATCCTGTCTACGGCAAGTTGTGGATTACTACACAGGGGTATGCGGCCCTTGCTCAAATCTCACATCCTACAGCCGGCTCAAATGGCCATACCTACCTGCATCGCAAGGTTCTCTATGATGCGATTGGTCCGGGAGATCAGCCCTGTAATTGGTGCGGGACCATCGTTGAATGGTTCGCGAAAGGTGAACGTAAGCTAGTCGTCGACCATCTCGATAACGACAAGCTCAACAACGAGCGATCCAACCTCGTGGCTTCATGCCATAGGTGCAACGCCACGCGCGGCCTGTTTATGAGCTGGGTTCTGAAGCATCGGGATGATCCTTTCTTGCTGACCCTGCTTAAGGCCAACGTAAACAGGAAATGACATGCCGCTTCTGCGATGGCGTGCGGAGCACGGTGAGGCTCCAATTGTCACGCTGGCTTGCGCGCGGACCGTCGAACTCTCGCCAGCCGACGGCAGCGTCGGGTCGAACACCGTCTACATCAAAGGCGAAGGCACCATCGAGTCCTTCGGCAATGCCCCTCCTGGCGACATCGACCCGCAGGGAAGAAAGTGGGGCCTCGCCATCACCAAGACGGTGTTCTTCGACGCCGGGATCATCCTGAAACGGTCGGACCGCATCGCGACCTTAAGCGAGCGAGATCGCGTGATGCTGACGCCTTCGGTCGGCATCTATCGCTGCAACGGCGGCAGCAACTGGGGCGAGGTCTTTTTCGCCGCCTCCGGTGCTGCGGAAGTCTCGCGTCGCCTCGACGCAATCGATGAGCGGCTCGCCGAGATCGAACGGCAGCTCAAGAAATAAACCCCGGGATGGGCGGCGATTGACTGCTCTGGCGCGACCGCGCGCCGGACGCCGCCCGCGCGGGCTTTCAGCACCTTCTCCGAAAAGGGAGAGACCCGATGAAGCACGAGAGCCAGAGCGCGTTTCGCCGCGAACCGCGCGAGCCGGTCGTGGGCGGCAATCTGTTCACGCGCTCGCTCACGGCGAGGACGCTTGCGAGCCTGCGGCGCAGCAAGGCCGCCGATGTTGCAGCCGAGCTGTGGCCGAACGACCGCTCCCTGGAGCATTTGCTGACGCGCGCTGCATCCAACCCGGCGATGACGAGCGTCGCGGGCTGGGCCGCCGAACTGGCGCGGCGTTACGTCAGCGACGTGATCGAGGCGCTGGGGCCTGCTTCGGCTGCGGCGCAAATTCTCCGAAGGTGCCTGGTTCTCACCTTCGACGGCTACGGCAGCATCAGCGCGCCGGGATTTGTCGCCGAATACGGCAACGGCGGCTTTGTCGCGGAGGGCCAGCCGATCCCTGTGCGTCAGCTCGCGGCGACCCCCGCCGTGATGAACCCGGACAAGCTCGCCGCCATTGCCGTGCTTACCCGCGAGATGATGGAGTCATCGAACGCCGAAGCCTGCATTTCCGACGCGCTCGTGAAAGCGGCGGGCCGCATGATGGACGAGGTGCTGTTCGACGCCAATCCCGCCGACAATACGCGGCCAGCCGGTTTGCGCCATGGCGTCGCCGCGCTTCCCGCCAGTGTCTCCGGCGACGGGTACGAAGCCTCATTTGAAGACGTTGCAGCGCTCATCAATTCGCTGGCCCCGGTCGGCGGCAACGGTCCGTACATCCTCGTCGGGGCTCCCGGTCGCGCCGTGATGTTGGGCGCGCGTTTCATCGAGCGAAGCGACGTGGATCTTTCCATTTTCGGTTCGAGCGCGGTGATCAACGACCTGCTGGCGATTGCGCCTGCGGCGCTCGTTGCCGCGATCAGCGCAGAACCCGAGATCGAGACCGTCAACGCGGCAACATTGGTGATGGATACCGTGCCTGGAGCTGCTGGCACGATGGGGCCCGAGCGCGGGCTGTTCCAGACCGACAGCGTCGCCATCAAGGTGCGATGGCCGGTGTCGTGGGCTTTGCGCGATCCGCGCGGCTTCGCGTGGATGACGCCCACGTGGAAGTGAGCTGAGCGCGGCAGCCGAACCACTTTCCAGAAAACCAGCAAATGCAGGGTCAACCGAACATCGCATGCGATGGGACGGAGGGATTGTTTATGCGCGCTAAGCAGGACGATGACCTTCAGCCTGACGATGACGAGTCCTACGACGATTTCATGGATCGTTGCATGGACGAACTCGGCGACGAGGACGCCTGTCAGCTGATCTGGGACAACGACGGCGACGAGGACCGCGCCGCGACCGGCATCAAGCACAAGACGCATGCGGGCCAGTTTACCGGCCTCGAGTTCGTGCTGTCGGACGAGACGCCCGACCGCATGGACGATGTCATTCTCAGCGACGGCTGGGACTTGAAGAACTTCAAGCGCAACCCGATTGCGCTGTTCAATCACAAGAGCGACTTCCCGATTGGCAAGTGGAGCGACCTGCGCGTCGAGAACAGGCAGCTCCGTGGCCAGCTGGAGTTGGCTCCGTTCGGCACGTCCGAGCGCATCGATGAAATCAGGAAGCTGATCGACGCGGGCATCCTGCGCGCCGTCAGCGTCGGCTTCAAACCGCTCGAAACCAAGCAGCGCGAAGGCAGCGATTGGGGCGTGACCTTCGTTCGCAGCGAGCTGGTCGAGACTTCGCTGGTCTCAGTGCCAGCCAATCCAAACGCCTTGGCGGTCGCCAAGTCGCTGAACATCTCCCCGCAGACGATGGACCTCCTGTTCGCCAAGCACGGCAGCATGGACGCGAGGACCAGGCGTCGCGGGATCACTGGCGAGCAAGCCAATACATCTCGCAATCGAAAGGGCAGCGCCATGTCTGGCCTGGCTCAACGTATTACCGACTTGGAGGCGCAGATCGTCGCCAAGCGGGACCTCCTCGAAGCCCATCTCGCCGAGATGGACGACAGCAACGTCAGCGACGCCGATCTGGAAACGACCGGCAAGTTCAACTTCGAAATCGCCCAGCTCGAAAAGACCCGGTCCGCCCTGGTCGACTCCGAGAAGCTGCTGGCGAAGTCCTCGGCCGATGGCAACGGCGCAGGCCGCAGCCGCGCGCTTTCGACGACCGTCATCACGGGCGCGGATCGCGAGCGCGTCGCCGCTCCCGCGATCAGCGTCAATCGCAAGAAGGACCTCGACCTGCTCGACTACGTCGTTCGCGCAGCGACCGTGACCTACATCGCCAGGGCGTCCGGCAAGTCGATCGATGAGACGCGGCAGCGGATTTATGGCGAAGACGACGGCACCAAGGCGTTCTGCGAGATCGTCACGCGCGCAGCCTCTGCTCCTGCCATGACCACGGTCACCGGCTGGGCGCAGGAACTGGCGCAGACGACCTATGCCGATCTGATGCCGCTCCTGATGCCGAAGGCGATCCTGACCCGGCTTGCGCCGAAAGGCCTGACGCTGAGCTTCGGGACCTCCGGGCGCATCGTCATCCCGACGCGCTCGCGCACGCCTACCCTTGCTGGCTCGTTCGTCGGCGAAGGCATGCCCATCCCCGTTCGGCAGGGAGCGTTCACCTCGCAGACGCTCACTCCGAAGAAGATGGCTGTCATCAGCACCTGGACGCGGGAAATGGGCGACCATTCCGTCCCCGCGATTGAGGGGCTGATCCGGCAGGCCATCCAGGATGACACCACCGTGGCCATCGACAGCGTGTTGATCGATGCCAACCCGGCGACCACGATCCGGCCGCCTGGTCTGCTCAACGGCGTGGCGGCGACCGCTGCGACCGCTGGCGGCGGCATCGCGGCGCTGGTCGGCGACATCACTGCGCTGATCAACACCATCTCGGTGCAGACCATGGGCAACACGCGCAACCTCGTCTGGCTTGCCAACCAGACCGACATGCTGCGCGCGTCGATGCTGACGGCGGCTAACACCGGCATCTTCCCGTTCCGCGACGAGATCAGGGCCGGGATGCTCAACAACATCCCGATCATCGACTCGGCGACTGTGCCTGCCAGGGCGCTGATCCTGGTCGACGCAGCCGACTTCGTCGTGGTCGGCGGCGAGGCCCCGCGCATGGAGATGAGCGATCAGGCCACGCTGCACATGGAGGACACTGCTCCTGCAGAGCTGGTCGATGGTGCGGGAGCAGCGGCTGCGCCGCAGCGCTCGCTGTTCCAGACCGACTCGCTCGCGCTGCGGATGATCATGCCGCTCAACTGGGTCCAGCGTCGTGCTGGCACGGTTGCCTGGACGCAGAACGTGACTTGGTAAGGAGGGGATCATGGCGGGCGTTCAACCCACGCCGACGCAGAGCGAGAATGATCGCGCTGCAGAAGGCGAGCATGTCGTCATCAAGGAGTGGGATGGCTCGCCAGTCGATCCGAACTCGCCCGACCCGACCCAGCCTCCCGGCGGGCCGGGCGTGCCGGAGCCGGAAATCGGCACCTTTGCGCCGAACTCCGGGCCATTGCCTGACGTCGATCTGGTCGTCAACGGCGGCAACTTCACCGACAAATCGGTGATCGTTTTCGACGGCGTGCCGCAAGCGACCACGATGACGATTGCGGGCAGCGAGCTGCGCGCCTCGATTGTCGGGTTCGCGGGACCGGCAGGCGACTACGAGCTGTTCGTCCGTGACCCCGCAGGCGACAGCCGCGTCGTGACGTTCACCTTCGTCAACTTCGCGACGACCGAGGAGCCCCCGAAACCAAGGAGCCGCAAATGACCAAACTGGCTGACGATCCGGCGACCGAGGCTGCCAAGAAGGCGGTCGCCGAGGACAAGAAGGCCGCTGATAAGTCGCGTGCCGAATATGCTGCGCGGACGAAGGGCAAGCCGACGCCGACGCAGGAGGAGAACGACATCGCGCTGAGCGGTGGCCATATCCTCCAGCACGAGGACGACGGCAGCGCGCCCGATCCGCACAACAAGGCGCTCGACGCCGACAAGCCGCACGCCAGGCCGCAGACCTATTCGACCCGCGCGCAGCGTGCTGAATAGGCGTTGGCAGGTCGATGGCGAACTGGCTTGCCCGTCTCAACCGCCTGATTTCGAGGTCGGTCGAGGGCGGGTACCGTCCTGGTCCGTATCACCTGCCGATCACGGGCGGCTGGCTTCCTGCTGGCGTGGGCGAATATCTGAACTGGTGGCAGATGGGTTACGACCCTATCGGGCCGTCAGCGCAGTCGCCGATGGTGGAGGCCTGCGTCTCGGCCTATGCGCAAACCGTCGCCATGTGTCCTGGCGATCACTGGCGGCTGAACAGCAAGGGCGGGCGTGACCGGGTCAAGAACTCGGCGCTCGCCCGTTTGCTGCGTCATCCTAACGACTATCAGTCGATCAGCGACTTCCTGCTGAACGCGACCCGGTCACTGTATCTCGACGGCAACTGCTATGCGTTGGCGTTGAGGAACGACCGCTACGAGATCGACGAGCTGCACCTGATGAAACCGGAGCAGTCGTTTCCTCGCATCGCCATCGGCGGCGAAATCTTCTACCAGCTGCACGGCAACGACGTGATCTCGGCGAGGCTCGGCGAGTCCACCGTGCTGGTGCCGATGCGGGACGTGCTGCATATCCGGCTGCACACGCAGAGGCAGCGTTACCCGGTCCCGTTGATCGGCGAGAGCCCCATCGTTGCTGCCTATGGCGACATCGGGATCGGCAACGCTATCGCTCGCCAGCAGGCAGCGTTCTACATGAACGAGGCGCGGCCCTCGGCGGTGCTGTCTACCGACCTGGTCCTCGACAAGGATCAGGTCCAGGCGCTGCGCGACCGCTGGAACGACCAAGCCAAGGCTTTGCACCAGGGCGGCACGCCGATCCTGACGGCGGGGCTGAAGGTGCAGCCCTGGTCGGTCGGCGGCAGGGACGCGGCGACGGCCGATATGCTCAAGCTGTCGAACGAGCACATCGCGCTTGCCTTTCGCATTCCGCTGCAAATCCTCGGCCTCGGCGGTGCAGCCTACGGTTCGACCGAGCTGCTGATGCAAAGCTGGATCGCTTCGGGTCTGGGCTTCTGCCTCAACCACATCGAGGAAGCCTTCGGCGTGTTGTTCGCGCTGAAAGGCCAGCCCGACGAATATGTCGAGTTCGACACGGCGGCACTGCTTCGGTCGGCGATGAAGGACCGTATCGAAGCGCTGGCGCGCGGCGTCCAGGGCGGCATCTTCGCGCCCAACGAGGCTCGTCAGCAAGAGGGCCTCGACGCCGTCGCGTTCGGCGACGAGCCGCGCGTGCAGCAGCAAGTCGTTCCGTTGAGCGCAGCGGGAAAAATCCCGCCCACGCCTGCGCCGCCATCGGCACCACCGGCACCGCTCCCGCCCGAAAAAGGCAACCGCGATGACATTCAACGGGAAGTCAGAAACCTATTTAGGCTCACCGAACACATCGGACGGCGGCGACTTACTCCTTGACGCCTGGCGCGAGGCCCTGGCCGAAGTACTGGCCACCCAGCAGCGGCATTGGCAGCGCGAGCGCGCTCTGATCGAGGCCCAGGCCGCAGCGACCGTTTCAGATCTCAGGGTCCACGTCACCGAGCTGAAAACTCAGATCGCAACGCTGCACGGTGAGTTCGCCGAGCAGATCAACGCGCGCCTGGCCGAGCTGCGGAACGGCGCGGATGGCGCACCTGGCGAGCCGGGTCCTCCGGGTCCGCAAGGCCAGCCTGGGGAGCGCGGCGATCCCGGCGAGCGCGGGCCCCAGGGCGAACGCGGACTTGACGGTGCGCCTGGCGAGCGGGGCGCGAGCGGCGAGCCTGGGCCGCGCGGGGAGCCCGGTGAAAAGGGCGAGCGCGGGGCCCAGGGCGAACGCGGGCTTGACGGTGCGCCCGGCGAGCGGGGCGCGAGCGGCGAGCCTGGGCCGCGCGGCGAGCCCGGAGAAAAGGGCGAGCGCGGGGCCCAGGGCGAACGCGGACTTGATGGTGCGCCTGGCGAGCGGGGCGCGAGCGGCGAGCCGGGCCCGCGCGGCGAGCCCGGTGAAAAGGGCGAGCGCGGGGCCCAGGGCGAACGCGGACTTGATGCTGCGCCTGGCGAACGCGGCGTGCCTGGCGAGCCGGGCCCGCGCGGCGAGCCCGGAGAAAAGGGCGAACGCGGCGAGCGCGGCGAAAGTGGCGCGCAAGGCGAGAAAGGCGATCCGGGCGAAAAGGGCCAGCCTGGCGGCGAAGGGCCGCAGGGCCAACCCGGTTCGCGCGGCGAGCAAGGCGAGCGCGGTCCGCAGGGCGAGCCCGGTCAAGACGGCAAGGACGGCGCGCCGGGGCAGTTGAAGGCCGCGAGCCCATTCGCCGAGGGCTCCGTCAACTACGAGGGCGATATCGTCACGCACCACGGCTCGACCTATCAGGCCCGGTGCGACACGGCGCGCCCGCCGCCGCATGGCGACTGGGCCTGCGTCGCGGCTGCTGGGCGCAACGCCAGCATGCCGTTGGTCTGCGGCACCTATCGCGAAGGCGAAGCGTACAAGTTCTTGAACATCGTCGCGCTCAACGGCTCCGCGTTCGCCGCGCGCTGCGACGATCCGGGGCCCTGCCCAGGCGACGGCTGGCAGTTGATCGCGTCGGCGGGGCGCGCGGGCAAGCCGGGGCCGAAAGGCGAGCGCGGCGAGCCGGGACCGCGCGGACTGCCCGGAGCGAATGCTGCGGCCATCGTCCGTTGGGAAGTCAACCGCGCGGCCTACACCATCACGCCGATCATGGCGGACGGCAGCCAGGCCCCGTCGATCAACGTCCGCGAGCTGTTCGAGCAGTATCACGAGGAAAGCGATGGCTGACATCAGCATTAAGGTGCTTCAGCCAGCGGACAGCTACGACCTGGCGTCGCTCGATGAGATCAAGGCGCTGATCGGCATCTCCCCGACCGATACCAGCGAGGACGAGCTGTTGCAGATGTGGATCACGACCTATTCCGACATCATCGCAACGACCTGCCGCCGCGTCTTCGCCAAGGAAACCGTCCTCGAAACCTGGCGCGGCGACACCGAGCCGTTTGATACCGACAATGGGCGGGTTTTTCTCACGCATTATCCGGTCGCTGATGGCGACATCCAGTCAGTCACCGGACCCGATGGCGCGGACCTTAGCGGCACCTACGAG includes the following:
- a CDS encoding IS256 family transposase, which codes for MTRDITPAGSPATGAVDEAFAEVRASFDRFCLAAGIEALGTMMEADVTAACGPRHGRDAARRAHRWGRTRGRIGFHGGKIEVERPRVRGVDGREVTIPSWETAAAEDWLGRWAMNLMLINVSTRRFGRAVRLPEGDVPAPPGSGISKSAASRRFVALSAARLADFMAADLSALDLLVVQIDGLHLGDDLVLVAAIGVDGEGNKHPLALVEGATENATTVQALLDNLVSRGLDPTVPRLFIADGAKALSKAIRRTFGSAAAIQRCQIHKARNIMERLPKEHHAATRRVLRQAWELDDADKAEKLIRNLARRLDQQWPGVAASILEGLDEILTVVRLKLPKELRRSLACTNIAENMMGTIRRVTRNVKRWRDASMALRWVAAGMIEANKGFRRLKAYKQLSVLRAALQAHHDRMTINPVANVTRAA
- a CDS encoding HNH endonuclease signature motif containing protein; this encodes MDDPVYGKLWITTQGYAALAQISHPTAGSNGHTYLHRKVLYDAIGPGDQPCNWCGTIVEWFAKGERKLVVDHLDNDKLNNERSNLVASCHRCNATRGLFMSWVLKHRDDPFLLTLLKANVNRK
- a CDS encoding prefoldin domain-containing protein, which codes for MPLLRWRAEHGEAPIVTLACARTVELSPADGSVGSNTVYIKGEGTIESFGNAPPGDIDPQGRKWGLAITKTVFFDAGIILKRSDRIATLSERDRVMLTPSVGIYRCNGGSNWGEVFFAASGAAEVSRRLDAIDERLAEIERQLKK
- a CDS encoding phage major capsid protein, translating into MKHESQSAFRREPREPVVGGNLFTRSLTARTLASLRRSKAADVAAELWPNDRSLEHLLTRAASNPAMTSVAGWAAELARRYVSDVIEALGPASAAAQILRRCLVLTFDGYGSISAPGFVAEYGNGGFVAEGQPIPVRQLAATPAVMNPDKLAAIAVLTREMMESSNAEACISDALVKAAGRMMDEVLFDANPADNTRPAGLRHGVAALPASVSGDGYEASFEDVAALINSLAPVGGNGPYILVGAPGRAVMLGARFIERSDVDLSIFGSSAVINDLLAIAPAALVAAISAEPEIETVNAATLVMDTVPGAAGTMGPERGLFQTDSVAIKVRWPVSWALRDPRGFAWMTPTWK
- a CDS encoding phage major capsid protein, whose translation is MRAKQDDDLQPDDDESYDDFMDRCMDELGDEDACQLIWDNDGDEDRAATGIKHKTHAGQFTGLEFVLSDETPDRMDDVILSDGWDLKNFKRNPIALFNHKSDFPIGKWSDLRVENRQLRGQLELAPFGTSERIDEIRKLIDAGILRAVSVGFKPLETKQREGSDWGVTFVRSELVETSLVSVPANPNALAVAKSLNISPQTMDLLFAKHGSMDARTRRRGITGEQANTSRNRKGSAMSGLAQRITDLEAQIVAKRDLLEAHLAEMDDSNVSDADLETTGKFNFEIAQLEKTRSALVDSEKLLAKSSADGNGAGRSRALSTTVITGADRERVAAPAISVNRKKDLDLLDYVVRAATVTYIARASGKSIDETRQRIYGEDDGTKAFCEIVTRAASAPAMTTVTGWAQELAQTTYADLMPLLMPKAILTRLAPKGLTLSFGTSGRIVIPTRSRTPTLAGSFVGEGMPIPVRQGAFTSQTLTPKKMAVISTWTREMGDHSVPAIEGLIRQAIQDDTTVAIDSVLIDANPATTIRPPGLLNGVAATAATAGGGIAALVGDITALINTISVQTMGNTRNLVWLANQTDMLRASMLTAANTGIFPFRDEIRAGMLNNIPIIDSATVPARALILVDAADFVVVGGEAPRMEMSDQATLHMEDTAPAELVDGAGAAAAPQRSLFQTDSLALRMIMPLNWVQRRAGTVAWTQNVTW
- a CDS encoding phage portal protein; translation: MGEYLNWWQMGYDPIGPSAQSPMVEACVSAYAQTVAMCPGDHWRLNSKGGRDRVKNSALARLLRHPNDYQSISDFLLNATRSLYLDGNCYALALRNDRYEIDELHLMKPEQSFPRIAIGGEIFYQLHGNDVISARLGESTVLVPMRDVLHIRLHTQRQRYPVPLIGESPIVAAYGDIGIGNAIARQQAAFYMNEARPSAVLSTDLVLDKDQVQALRDRWNDQAKALHQGGTPILTAGLKVQPWSVGGRDAATADMLKLSNEHIALAFRIPLQILGLGGAAYGSTELLMQSWIASGLGFCLNHIEEAFGVLFALKGQPDEYVEFDTAALLRSAMKDRIEALARGVQGGIFAPNEARQQEGLDAVAFGDEPRVQQQVVPLSAAGKIPPTPAPPSAPPAPLPPEKGNRDDIQREVRNLFRLTEHIGRRRLTP
- a CDS encoding head-tail connector protein translates to MADISIKVLQPADSYDLASLDEIKALIGISPTDTSEDELLQMWITTYSDIIATTCRRVFAKETVLETWRGDTEPFDTDNGRVFLTHYPVADGDIQSVTGPDGADLSGTYELENASGKLQFFNTSWSEPIRITYTGGYELPDEAPPALKQALALLVQSARVWQSRSMTAGVRSISHRESRVQFFDVNQALQKMGGPGPLGMAAGMVEPLLSAYTRYYV